Proteins encoded together in one Planctomycetota bacterium window:
- a CDS encoding ABC transporter permease, whose amino-acid sequence MPDSPDEQPQASKLDKVPGIVAGPVESLGGVGMRTAWATGGTSTIVAQAVRKLPTTYFAKRGKTLAWQNLTYQMVRVGVRAIPVVSLVVFAIGAILSLQIVPILRAYGAQDEVASIIAIAMFRELGPLVGAIVLTGFAGASIAAELGTMKVGEEIEAMETHAIDPISFLVVPRLVATAIMTTCLAVVAILVGVGGGLVVGWLIQGMPPEQYIRRTIDAIVMRDFLTGLIKAFVFGTIIAGLACWLGLSVRGGAQGVGDATTQTVVLTIVALAVVDLAFTWVFFAVGV is encoded by the coding sequence GTGCCCGATTCGCCCGACGAGCAGCCGCAAGCCTCCAAGCTGGACAAGGTGCCTGGCATCGTCGCCGGACCCGTCGAATCCCTCGGCGGCGTCGGCATGCGGACCGCCTGGGCCACCGGCGGTACCAGCACGATCGTCGCACAGGCCGTCCGAAAGCTGCCGACCACCTACTTCGCCAAGCGTGGCAAGACGCTGGCGTGGCAGAACCTGACGTACCAGATGGTCCGCGTCGGCGTCCGGGCGATTCCCGTCGTGTCGCTGGTCGTCTTTGCCATCGGGGCGATTTTGTCTCTGCAGATCGTGCCGATCTTGCGGGCTTACGGCGCACAGGACGAGGTCGCGAGCATCATCGCCATCGCCATGTTCCGTGAGCTCGGGCCGCTGGTCGGGGCGATCGTGCTGACGGGCTTTGCCGGCGCGAGCATCGCGGCCGAGCTCGGCACCATGAAGGTCGGCGAGGAGATCGAGGCGATGGAAACCCACGCGATCGATCCGATCAGCTTCCTCGTCGTCCCGCGACTCGTCGCCACCGCGATCATGACGACGTGCCTGGCGGTCGTTGCGATTCTGGTCGGCGTCGGTGGCGGGCTGGTCGTCGGCTGGCTGATCCAGGGCATGCCGCCCGAGCAGTACATCCGACGGACGATCGACGCGATCGTGATGCGCGACTTCCTCACCGGGCTCATCAAGGCGTTCGTTTTCGGCACGATCATCGCCGGTTTGGCGTGCTGGCTCGGCCTGAGCGTCCGCGGCGGTGCCCAGGGCGTCGGCGACGCGACGACCCAAACCGTCGTGCTCACCATCGTTGCCCTGGCCGTCGTGGACCTGGCGTTCACGTGGGTCTTTTTCGCCGTCGGAGTCTGA